One region of Candidatus Binatia bacterium genomic DNA includes:
- the cutA gene encoding divalent-cation tolerance protein CutA, whose protein sequence is MTDCIAVLVTVGSPEEGERIARALVEERVAACVNLVGPIKSTYRWQGKIRRDEELLLIIKTRAALFAEVEARVKALHSYGTPEVIALPITAGAQAYLEWLRAETQLPGK, encoded by the coding sequence ATGACGGATTGCATCGCCGTGTTGGTCACCGTCGGATCGCCGGAAGAAGGGGAACGGATTGCGCGGGCGTTGGTCGAGGAGCGTGTTGCCGCCTGTGTCAATCTGGTGGGTCCGATCAAGTCCACATACCGCTGGCAAGGTAAGATCAGGCGCGACGAGGAACTGTTGCTGATCATCAAGACGCGCGCGGCGCTCTTCGCCGAGGTGGAGGCCCGGGTGAAGGCGTTGCATTCCTACGGAACGCCGGAGGTGATCGCCTTGCCGATCACGGCGGGCGCTCAAGCGTACCTCGAGTGGTTACGCGCCGAGACGCAATTACCCGGTAAGTGA